One genomic window of Tachypleus tridentatus isolate NWPU-2018 chromosome 12, ASM421037v1, whole genome shotgun sequence includes the following:
- the LOC143233323 gene encoding protein CBFA2T1-like isoform X5 — translation MNSIVVQDQVQPYYLYSKAFPRVSQRDNGMNGNLSPHTSSGGGTSSPRNLTPPSNLPTPTTAPVVSQGDTVSSGIRQLSKLKRFLTTLQQFGSDISPDVGERVHSLILGLVNSSITIDEFHRKIQDVTNYPLRSFVIPFLKFHLPLLQTELAQFARHAQQSPQQYLRQHEKSLLESSVSSNGEHLEIFQTETKEMGKRRSPSDVRSGENGYSDSTSESPPPAKRHQPSPSPTMGSRVSPGVTKNNIHPNMNFRFDEPGNVYRTRERDRYERYEREFHRPYNGTLPRDFTEDREMDEEWKNIHTMLNCIMGMVEKTKSALAILHQRSQTDRSDYSLWGRRHLDSSDFELKKQTSDIMVHYKSAEERVSEVRRRAEEAVNEVKRQAVAELQKAVSAAETKASELVATERAKMEKLIEEAKRQAREEALSKVNKQEDCTEKKFLFHPSV, via the exons gcaTGAACGGGAATTTATCTCCTCATACGTCCTCCGGAGGAGGAACGTCCTCTCCCCGTAATTTAACTCCTCCTTCAAACTTGCCAACACCTACGACTGCTCCTGTGGTCAGTCAAGGAGATACGGTATCTTCTGGAATCCGTCAGCTCAGTAAACTAAAGCGGTTCTTGACCACTCTCCAACAGTTTGGTAGTGATATATCTCCTGATGTAGGGGAAAGAGTACACAGTTTAATTCTTGGACTTGTG AATTCTTCTATTACAATTGATGAATTTCACCGAAAGATACAAGACGTGACAAATTATCCCCTTCGTTCGTTTGTTATCCCATTTCTTAAA tttcactTACCATTGCTTCAGACAGAACTCGCACAGTTTGCTAGACACGCTCAACAATCACCTCAACAGTATCTTCGACAGCACGAAAAGAGCCTGCTGGAATCTTCAGTTTCGTCTAATGGTGAACACTTGGAAATATTTCAAACCGAAACAAAAGAAATGGGAAAGAGACGCAGTCCTTCAGACGT GAGATCCGGTGAAAATGGCTACAGCGACAGCACGTCAGAAAGTCCACCCCCAGCGAAACGACATCAACCTTCACCTAGTCCTACTATGGGCTCGAGAGTAAGCCCCGGTGtaactaaaaataacattcatcCGAACATGAACTTCCGGTTCGATGAGCCAGGAAACGTGTACAGAACAAGAGAAAGGGACCGTTATGAAAGATATGAGAGGGAATTCCATAGACCGTATAATG GAACATTGCCGAGGGATTTTACGGAAGATAGAGAGATGGATGAAGAATGGAAAAACATACATACA ATGCTGAACTGTATTATGGGGATGGTTGAAAAAACCAAAAGTGCTTTGGCTATCCTGCACCAACGGAGTCAAACTGACAGAAGCGACTATAGTCTGTGGGGACGACGACATCTGGATAGCTCCGATTTTGAATTGAAGAAACAGACCAGTGACATTATGGTTCATTATAAATCTGCTGAGGAAAGGGTATCAGAGGTCAGAAGACGAGCAG AAGAAGCTGTCAATGAAGTGAAGCGGCAAGCTGTTGCTGAGTTACAGAAGGCTGTTTCAGCAGCGGAAACCAAGGCTAGTGAACTCGTAGCTACAGAAAGAGCCAAAATGGAGAAGTTGATTGAAGAAGCGAAACGTCAAGCAAGAGAAGAAGCTCTGTCCAAAGTCAATAAACAAGAAGATTGCACTGAA AAGAAGTTTCTTTTCCATCCTTCTGTTTGA
- the LOC143233323 gene encoding protein CBFA2T1-like isoform X2: MNSIVVQDQVQPYYLYSKAFPRVSQRDNGMNGNLSPHTSSGGGTSSPRNLTPPSNLPTPTTAPVVSQGDTVSSGIRQLSKLKRFLTTLQQFGSDISPDVGERVHSLILGLVNSSITIDEFHRKIQDVTNYPLRSFVIPFLKFHLPLLQTELAQFARHAQQSPQQYLRQHEKSLLESSVSSNGEHLEIFQTETKEMGKRRSPSDVRSGENGYSDSTSESPPPAKRHQPSPSPTMGSRVSPGVTKNNIHPNMNFRFDEPGNVYRTRERDRYERYEREFHRPYNGTLPRDFTEDREMDEEWKNIHTMLNCIMGMVEKTKSALAILHQRSQTDRSDYSLWGRRHLDSSDFELKKQTSDIMVHYKSAEERVSEVRRRAEAVNEVKRQAVAELQKAVSAAETKASELVATERAKMEKLIEEAKRQAREEALSKVNKQEDCTENCWNCGRKANETCSGCNVARYCGSFCQHKDWENHHRMCGQGSSLATVASEIAHVTQATTSITTISSTTPTPLGKRCRSPTVVSEMKNQ, from the exons gcaTGAACGGGAATTTATCTCCTCATACGTCCTCCGGAGGAGGAACGTCCTCTCCCCGTAATTTAACTCCTCCTTCAAACTTGCCAACACCTACGACTGCTCCTGTGGTCAGTCAAGGAGATACGGTATCTTCTGGAATCCGTCAGCTCAGTAAACTAAAGCGGTTCTTGACCACTCTCCAACAGTTTGGTAGTGATATATCTCCTGATGTAGGGGAAAGAGTACACAGTTTAATTCTTGGACTTGTG AATTCTTCTATTACAATTGATGAATTTCACCGAAAGATACAAGACGTGACAAATTATCCCCTTCGTTCGTTTGTTATCCCATTTCTTAAA tttcactTACCATTGCTTCAGACAGAACTCGCACAGTTTGCTAGACACGCTCAACAATCACCTCAACAGTATCTTCGACAGCACGAAAAGAGCCTGCTGGAATCTTCAGTTTCGTCTAATGGTGAACACTTGGAAATATTTCAAACCGAAACAAAAGAAATGGGAAAGAGACGCAGTCCTTCAGACGT GAGATCCGGTGAAAATGGCTACAGCGACAGCACGTCAGAAAGTCCACCCCCAGCGAAACGACATCAACCTTCACCTAGTCCTACTATGGGCTCGAGAGTAAGCCCCGGTGtaactaaaaataacattcatcCGAACATGAACTTCCGGTTCGATGAGCCAGGAAACGTGTACAGAACAAGAGAAAGGGACCGTTATGAAAGATATGAGAGGGAATTCCATAGACCGTATAATG GAACATTGCCGAGGGATTTTACGGAAGATAGAGAGATGGATGAAGAATGGAAAAACATACATACA ATGCTGAACTGTATTATGGGGATGGTTGAAAAAACCAAAAGTGCTTTGGCTATCCTGCACCAACGGAGTCAAACTGACAGAAGCGACTATAGTCTGTGGGGACGACGACATCTGGATAGCTCCGATTTTGAATTGAAGAAACAGACCAGTGACATTATGGTTCATTATAAATCTGCTGAGGAAAGGGTATCAGAGGTCAGAAGACGAGCAG AAGCTGTCAATGAAGTGAAGCGGCAAGCTGTTGCTGAGTTACAGAAGGCTGTTTCAGCAGCGGAAACCAAGGCTAGTGAACTCGTAGCTACAGAAAGAGCCAAAATGGAGAAGTTGATTGAAGAAGCGAAACGTCAAGCAAGAGAAGAAGCTCTGTCCAAAGTCAATAAACAAGAAGATTGCACTGAA AACTGCTGGAACTGTGGAAGAAAAGCCAACGAAACCTGCAGTGGATGTAATGTTGCAAGGTATTGTGGATCATTTTGCCAACACAAGGACTGGGAAAATCATCATAGAATGTGTGGTCAAGGTTCGAGTCTGGCAACAGTCGCTTCCGAAATAGCTCATGTTACACAAGCCACTACCAGTATAACCACAATTTCTTCGACAACACCAACACCATTAGGAAAGAGATGTCGAAGTCCCACAGTTGTGAGTGAAATGAAAAACCAATGA
- the LOC143233323 gene encoding protein CBFA2T1-like isoform X3, whose translation MNGNLSPHTSSGGGTSSPRNLTPPSNLPTPTTAPVVSQGDTVSSGIRQLSKLKRFLTTLQQFGSDISPDVGERVHSLILGLVNSSITIDEFHRKIQDVTNYPLRSFVIPFLKFHLPLLQTELAQFARHAQQSPQQYLRQHEKSLLESSVSSNGEHLEIFQTETKEMGKRRSPSDVRSGENGYSDSTSESPPPAKRHQPSPSPTMGSRVSPGVTKNNIHPNMNFRFDEPGNVYRTRERDRYERYEREFHRPYNGTLPRDFTEDREMDEEWKNIHTMLNCIMGMVEKTKSALAILHQRSQTDRSDYSLWGRRHLDSSDFELKKQTSDIMVHYKSAEERVSEVRRRAEEAVNEVKRQAVAELQKAVSAAETKASELVATERAKMEKLIEEAKRQAREEALSKVNKQEDCTENCWNCGRKANETCSGCNVARYCGSFCQHKDWENHHRMCGQGSSLATVASEIAHVTQATTSITTISSTTPTPLGKRCRSPTVVSEMKNQ comes from the exons aTGAACGGGAATTTATCTCCTCATACGTCCTCCGGAGGAGGAACGTCCTCTCCCCGTAATTTAACTCCTCCTTCAAACTTGCCAACACCTACGACTGCTCCTGTGGTCAGTCAAGGAGATACGGTATCTTCTGGAATCCGTCAGCTCAGTAAACTAAAGCGGTTCTTGACCACTCTCCAACAGTTTGGTAGTGATATATCTCCTGATGTAGGGGAAAGAGTACACAGTTTAATTCTTGGACTTGTG AATTCTTCTATTACAATTGATGAATTTCACCGAAAGATACAAGACGTGACAAATTATCCCCTTCGTTCGTTTGTTATCCCATTTCTTAAA tttcactTACCATTGCTTCAGACAGAACTCGCACAGTTTGCTAGACACGCTCAACAATCACCTCAACAGTATCTTCGACAGCACGAAAAGAGCCTGCTGGAATCTTCAGTTTCGTCTAATGGTGAACACTTGGAAATATTTCAAACCGAAACAAAAGAAATGGGAAAGAGACGCAGTCCTTCAGACGT GAGATCCGGTGAAAATGGCTACAGCGACAGCACGTCAGAAAGTCCACCCCCAGCGAAACGACATCAACCTTCACCTAGTCCTACTATGGGCTCGAGAGTAAGCCCCGGTGtaactaaaaataacattcatcCGAACATGAACTTCCGGTTCGATGAGCCAGGAAACGTGTACAGAACAAGAGAAAGGGACCGTTATGAAAGATATGAGAGGGAATTCCATAGACCGTATAATG GAACATTGCCGAGGGATTTTACGGAAGATAGAGAGATGGATGAAGAATGGAAAAACATACATACA ATGCTGAACTGTATTATGGGGATGGTTGAAAAAACCAAAAGTGCTTTGGCTATCCTGCACCAACGGAGTCAAACTGACAGAAGCGACTATAGTCTGTGGGGACGACGACATCTGGATAGCTCCGATTTTGAATTGAAGAAACAGACCAGTGACATTATGGTTCATTATAAATCTGCTGAGGAAAGGGTATCAGAGGTCAGAAGACGAGCAG AAGAAGCTGTCAATGAAGTGAAGCGGCAAGCTGTTGCTGAGTTACAGAAGGCTGTTTCAGCAGCGGAAACCAAGGCTAGTGAACTCGTAGCTACAGAAAGAGCCAAAATGGAGAAGTTGATTGAAGAAGCGAAACGTCAAGCAAGAGAAGAAGCTCTGTCCAAAGTCAATAAACAAGAAGATTGCACTGAA AACTGCTGGAACTGTGGAAGAAAAGCCAACGAAACCTGCAGTGGATGTAATGTTGCAAGGTATTGTGGATCATTTTGCCAACACAAGGACTGGGAAAATCATCATAGAATGTGTGGTCAAGGTTCGAGTCTGGCAACAGTCGCTTCCGAAATAGCTCATGTTACACAAGCCACTACCAGTATAACCACAATTTCTTCGACAACACCAACACCATTAGGAAAGAGATGTCGAAGTCCCACAGTTGTGAGTGAAATGAAAAACCAATGA
- the LOC143233323 gene encoding protein CBFA2T1-like isoform X4 — translation MNGNLSPHTSSGGGTSSPRNLTPPSNLPTPTTAPVVSQGDTVSSGIRQLSKLKRFLTTLQQFGSDISPDVGERVHSLILGLVNSSITIDEFHRKIQDVTNYPLRSFVIPFLKFHLPLLQTELAQFARHAQQSPQQYLRQHEKSLLESSVSSNGEHLEIFQTETKEMGKRRSPSDVRSGENGYSDSTSESPPPAKRHQPSPSPTMGSRVSPGVTKNNIHPNMNFRFDEPGNVYRTRERDRYERYEREFHRPYNGTLPRDFTEDREMDEEWKNIHTMLNCIMGMVEKTKSALAILHQRSQTDRSDYSLWGRRHLDSSDFELKKQTSDIMVHYKSAEERVSEVRRRAEAVNEVKRQAVAELQKAVSAAETKASELVATERAKMEKLIEEAKRQAREEALSKVNKQEDCTENCWNCGRKANETCSGCNVARYCGSFCQHKDWENHHRMCGQGSSLATVASEIAHVTQATTSITTISSTTPTPLGKRCRSPTVVSEMKNQ, via the exons aTGAACGGGAATTTATCTCCTCATACGTCCTCCGGAGGAGGAACGTCCTCTCCCCGTAATTTAACTCCTCCTTCAAACTTGCCAACACCTACGACTGCTCCTGTGGTCAGTCAAGGAGATACGGTATCTTCTGGAATCCGTCAGCTCAGTAAACTAAAGCGGTTCTTGACCACTCTCCAACAGTTTGGTAGTGATATATCTCCTGATGTAGGGGAAAGAGTACACAGTTTAATTCTTGGACTTGTG AATTCTTCTATTACAATTGATGAATTTCACCGAAAGATACAAGACGTGACAAATTATCCCCTTCGTTCGTTTGTTATCCCATTTCTTAAA tttcactTACCATTGCTTCAGACAGAACTCGCACAGTTTGCTAGACACGCTCAACAATCACCTCAACAGTATCTTCGACAGCACGAAAAGAGCCTGCTGGAATCTTCAGTTTCGTCTAATGGTGAACACTTGGAAATATTTCAAACCGAAACAAAAGAAATGGGAAAGAGACGCAGTCCTTCAGACGT GAGATCCGGTGAAAATGGCTACAGCGACAGCACGTCAGAAAGTCCACCCCCAGCGAAACGACATCAACCTTCACCTAGTCCTACTATGGGCTCGAGAGTAAGCCCCGGTGtaactaaaaataacattcatcCGAACATGAACTTCCGGTTCGATGAGCCAGGAAACGTGTACAGAACAAGAGAAAGGGACCGTTATGAAAGATATGAGAGGGAATTCCATAGACCGTATAATG GAACATTGCCGAGGGATTTTACGGAAGATAGAGAGATGGATGAAGAATGGAAAAACATACATACA ATGCTGAACTGTATTATGGGGATGGTTGAAAAAACCAAAAGTGCTTTGGCTATCCTGCACCAACGGAGTCAAACTGACAGAAGCGACTATAGTCTGTGGGGACGACGACATCTGGATAGCTCCGATTTTGAATTGAAGAAACAGACCAGTGACATTATGGTTCATTATAAATCTGCTGAGGAAAGGGTATCAGAGGTCAGAAGACGAGCAG AAGCTGTCAATGAAGTGAAGCGGCAAGCTGTTGCTGAGTTACAGAAGGCTGTTTCAGCAGCGGAAACCAAGGCTAGTGAACTCGTAGCTACAGAAAGAGCCAAAATGGAGAAGTTGATTGAAGAAGCGAAACGTCAAGCAAGAGAAGAAGCTCTGTCCAAAGTCAATAAACAAGAAGATTGCACTGAA AACTGCTGGAACTGTGGAAGAAAAGCCAACGAAACCTGCAGTGGATGTAATGTTGCAAGGTATTGTGGATCATTTTGCCAACACAAGGACTGGGAAAATCATCATAGAATGTGTGGTCAAGGTTCGAGTCTGGCAACAGTCGCTTCCGAAATAGCTCATGTTACACAAGCCACTACCAGTATAACCACAATTTCTTCGACAACACCAACACCATTAGGAAAGAGATGTCGAAGTCCCACAGTTGTGAGTGAAATGAAAAACCAATGA
- the LOC143233323 gene encoding protein CBFA2T1-like isoform X1, producing the protein MNSIVVQDQVQPYYLYSKAFPRVSQRDNGMNGNLSPHTSSGGGTSSPRNLTPPSNLPTPTTAPVVSQGDTVSSGIRQLSKLKRFLTTLQQFGSDISPDVGERVHSLILGLVNSSITIDEFHRKIQDVTNYPLRSFVIPFLKFHLPLLQTELAQFARHAQQSPQQYLRQHEKSLLESSVSSNGEHLEIFQTETKEMGKRRSPSDVRSGENGYSDSTSESPPPAKRHQPSPSPTMGSRVSPGVTKNNIHPNMNFRFDEPGNVYRTRERDRYERYEREFHRPYNGTLPRDFTEDREMDEEWKNIHTMLNCIMGMVEKTKSALAILHQRSQTDRSDYSLWGRRHLDSSDFELKKQTSDIMVHYKSAEERVSEVRRRAEEAVNEVKRQAVAELQKAVSAAETKASELVATERAKMEKLIEEAKRQAREEALSKVNKQEDCTENCWNCGRKANETCSGCNVARYCGSFCQHKDWENHHRMCGQGSSLATVASEIAHVTQATTSITTISSTTPTPLGKRCRSPTVVSEMKNQ; encoded by the exons gcaTGAACGGGAATTTATCTCCTCATACGTCCTCCGGAGGAGGAACGTCCTCTCCCCGTAATTTAACTCCTCCTTCAAACTTGCCAACACCTACGACTGCTCCTGTGGTCAGTCAAGGAGATACGGTATCTTCTGGAATCCGTCAGCTCAGTAAACTAAAGCGGTTCTTGACCACTCTCCAACAGTTTGGTAGTGATATATCTCCTGATGTAGGGGAAAGAGTACACAGTTTAATTCTTGGACTTGTG AATTCTTCTATTACAATTGATGAATTTCACCGAAAGATACAAGACGTGACAAATTATCCCCTTCGTTCGTTTGTTATCCCATTTCTTAAA tttcactTACCATTGCTTCAGACAGAACTCGCACAGTTTGCTAGACACGCTCAACAATCACCTCAACAGTATCTTCGACAGCACGAAAAGAGCCTGCTGGAATCTTCAGTTTCGTCTAATGGTGAACACTTGGAAATATTTCAAACCGAAACAAAAGAAATGGGAAAGAGACGCAGTCCTTCAGACGT GAGATCCGGTGAAAATGGCTACAGCGACAGCACGTCAGAAAGTCCACCCCCAGCGAAACGACATCAACCTTCACCTAGTCCTACTATGGGCTCGAGAGTAAGCCCCGGTGtaactaaaaataacattcatcCGAACATGAACTTCCGGTTCGATGAGCCAGGAAACGTGTACAGAACAAGAGAAAGGGACCGTTATGAAAGATATGAGAGGGAATTCCATAGACCGTATAATG GAACATTGCCGAGGGATTTTACGGAAGATAGAGAGATGGATGAAGAATGGAAAAACATACATACA ATGCTGAACTGTATTATGGGGATGGTTGAAAAAACCAAAAGTGCTTTGGCTATCCTGCACCAACGGAGTCAAACTGACAGAAGCGACTATAGTCTGTGGGGACGACGACATCTGGATAGCTCCGATTTTGAATTGAAGAAACAGACCAGTGACATTATGGTTCATTATAAATCTGCTGAGGAAAGGGTATCAGAGGTCAGAAGACGAGCAG AAGAAGCTGTCAATGAAGTGAAGCGGCAAGCTGTTGCTGAGTTACAGAAGGCTGTTTCAGCAGCGGAAACCAAGGCTAGTGAACTCGTAGCTACAGAAAGAGCCAAAATGGAGAAGTTGATTGAAGAAGCGAAACGTCAAGCAAGAGAAGAAGCTCTGTCCAAAGTCAATAAACAAGAAGATTGCACTGAA AACTGCTGGAACTGTGGAAGAAAAGCCAACGAAACCTGCAGTGGATGTAATGTTGCAAGGTATTGTGGATCATTTTGCCAACACAAGGACTGGGAAAATCATCATAGAATGTGTGGTCAAGGTTCGAGTCTGGCAACAGTCGCTTCCGAAATAGCTCATGTTACACAAGCCACTACCAGTATAACCACAATTTCTTCGACAACACCAACACCATTAGGAAAGAGATGTCGAAGTCCCACAGTTGTGAGTGAAATGAAAAACCAATGA